A window of the Trichoderma asperellum chromosome 4, complete sequence genome harbors these coding sequences:
- a CDS encoding uncharacterized protein (EggNog:ENOG41~SECRETED:SignalP(1-19)): MKFQSTSAAAALLLGQAFGLPLPSSNMLRREVPQEHSHDVFLSITNEALAKSNPKGIKDAVFGLLGNAAAAGGAGSVTNLDCLKQETADQAFTNAKAAGDIRLMAGALVYQALERNTGKVGLASVTCTEQAVNPEIQAVKPHQDPASAGAASINKGITLELAKQLKAIGADPNLALLSGTFAPGDLNDATAKGKTCDDPDPTLGCIYSTGTLVLDASQEEVASAAAAISQTFTGTGGIQATDLVDLNKFSTAKAQGNGAAPTPSGNAAKASQPAAVVTPTEASQASKSTPAASQTEASSTSETSTASGNNVQTFTGTLGGPPPPVISGTGNRPFSVNGDTFVTVGAALQRSCSIQHNACANAANSGKLSGGVGQCDTQNTQCTAAATSSAANNNAGNNSSNNNNSSNNNEASSAGNGNSANGNAEGATGSFGSCSNPSIKFANGLDGRNEPAFAPVDENDFNHGSALNIKVIADFICDRLNSSCKAGAAVVSKCQSASAAASQLQGQAAADAFNKALGVSAN, encoded by the exons ATGAAGTTTCAAAGCACCTCTGCAGCGGCAGCTTTGCTTCTAGGTCAGGCTTTCGGTCTACCTCTACCATCGTCAAATATGCTTCGTCGAGAGGTTCCCCAGGAGCATTCCCATGATGTTTTTCTCTCCATTACCAACGAAGCTCTAGCAAAGAGCAACCCAAAGGGTATCAAAGATGCTGTATTTGGTCTTCTTGGTaatgcagcagcggcaggcgGCGCTGGAAGTGTAACCAACCTTGACTGCCTCAAACAAGAGACAGCTGATCAGGCTTTTACCAATGCTAAAGCTGCTGGAGATATTCGATTAATGGCGGGAGCATTGGTATACCAAGCCCTGGAGAGAAATACTGGCAAAGTTGGACTCGCAAGTGTCACTTGTACCGAGCAAGCTGTGAACCCAGAAATTCAAGCTGTAAAGCCACACCAAGACCCAGCgtctgctggtgctgcttctATAAACAAGGGTATCACTCTTGAGCTGGCGAAGCAGCTCAAAGCTATCGGCGCAGATCCTAACCTCGCCCTTCTGAGCGGTACCTTTGCCCCAGGTGAT CTGAATGATGCTACTGCCAAGGGCAAAACTTGCGACGACCCTGATCCTACCCTTGGATGCATCTACTCGACGGGGACGCTTGTCCTCGATGCAAGCCAGGAAGAAGTCGCTTCCGCGGCCGCTGCTATATCCCAAACGTTTACTGGTACTGGCGGCATTCAGGCCACAGATTTGGTTGACTTGAACAAATTCTCCACGGCCAAGGCTCAAGGAAACGGCGCTGCTCCGACGCCGAGTGGCAATGCCGCGAAGGCCTCTCAGCCAGCTGCCGTAGTAACTCCCACTGAAGCTTCACAAGCTAGTAAATCAACCCCAGCTGCTTCTCAGACCGAAGCCTCTAGCACTAGTGAGACTTCAACAGCTAGTGGAAACAACGTTCAGACTTTCACCGGCACCCTTGGTGGTCCTCCTCCGCCTGTCATTTCAGGCACAGGAAACCGACCATTTTCTGTCAATGGAGATACCTTTGTGACTGTTGGAGCCGCTCTACAACGATCCTGCAGTATTCAGCACAACGCTTGTGCCAATGCCGCTAACTCTGGTAAACTCTCCGGAGGAGTAGGGCAATGTGATACGCAGAACACCCAGTGTACAGCGGCCGCCACATCTAGTGCTGCCAATAACAATGCCggaaacaacagcagcaataacaacaacagcagtaATAACAACGAGGCAAGCAGCGCTGGAAACGGTAACAGTGCGAATGGAAATGCAGAGGGTGCTACTGGCAGTTTCGGCTCATGCTCCAACCCCAGCATCAAGTTCGCCAACGGCCTTGATGGCCGCAATGAACCCGCATTTGCACCAGTGGATGAAAACGATTTCAATCATGGCTCGGCTTTAAACATTAAGGTCATTGCAGACTTCATCTGCGATCGACTCAATTCTAGTTGTAAAGCCGGTGCTGCAGTGGTTTCGAAGTGTCAAAGCGCTTCCGCAGCGGCCTCTCAGCTTCAGGGtcaggctgcagcagatgctttCAATAAAGCTTTAGGAGTCTCTGCCAATTAA
- a CDS encoding uncharacterized protein (antiSMASH:Cluster_4.4~EggNog:ENOG41~TransMembrane:11 (i93-113o119-140i152-171o183-204i216-236o607-626i638-654o660-681i688-704o710-728i749-769o)), translated as MASKSPVTHPDNRNASIPEAASPSISGVLSRSRTGSTVYRSDTARRLQLKSVLLQQTLDWHTATMAIKASIPPAVLVCAIQSNSWINHFKTNAYLAPIISTCVLPALPRAMLIRHNIRLTFVIVLAYCWALLAGWCGVQARHHTTHSLNDTSAYNSSAEAVVAIFLIFWIWCTFTVKSAFPNWGLQCTLAGIFTVATLPNIARAPTMPEVIDETNVILEAFLVGQAVGFVNALILFPQSCRGLFRKDVGFCLDELVAVMQAQRKCMEETLLKKASTIGEEENGSSSIGQLEGALQRFVNAVEKSRQDSEYAACEISWGVFDHAKLEEISSLLLDLIPPVSGLSSVADMLQLHVDGCNITSDAGDNSDSDEAGNTTSRDDGWQHLEMAMDQNSRQMSDTIIKGVEHAKLRLKLTKRRPMFKSYRVKNTDEEHEAGITQPGDVTFLESFRDVFSHGRVLSHENEDMNNKELLDCYIQHRPQIGNLSQYTSEMHYNTLRYFLFLHSQTILSSLGEEFLKLLVYFDECYTHSRRLLIPRFLQPRYWIERFISRGGVPRDGASQNTGAQTSIKLGSSFYNPKNPDHLPPSNFMETIGDYIRKISSIFRSDHAAYGLRGACAIMTIGIIAFLHDSQDFYFAQRFLWALFAILLSMARTAGSSTFLLLGRVLGTIASMIASYIIWYVVDQKTPGILVFLWLWFLVLGYLFVKFPDFFSIWFVALVASIVMIGNELQVRKLGKEAIIKSGQVVYPPYIIFPYRLAVVTLGVLTGYFWTIFPYPLSEHSELRENMAKAMYGLARYYMCIQQTILARLSGNFGDISDKTSPGFHLQAARRRIFHRYQALNTRAKTSFQFLDWEFSLGGRFPKQTYGEMLSILERLVSYMTLSSYVSQELKAPDATSSWWAHDPTGTAQVHLTPGGVTTRMIILHSALSRAHPLPPELEELGIPHLGEFLTRDVPADERFAAAALIHSVNWYLIRDINRLTELARELVGELNFSFVIVHDNYIESGQ; from the exons atggcctcgaAGTCACCCGTTACGCATCCAGACAACCGAAATGCATCCATACCAGAggcagcatcgccatcaatATCTGGAGTCTTGTCTAGATCCAGGACCGGGTCTACTGTCTACAGATCTGATACTGCGAGGCGTCTGCAACTCAAGTCGGTGCTACTCCAACAGACGCTGGATTGGCATACGGCTACGATGGCCATTAAAGCGTCGATACCACCGGCTGTGCTTGTATGCGCCATTCAATCGAATAGTTGGATCAATCACTTCAAGACCAATGCTTATTTAGCTCCCATTATATCTACGTGTGTTTTGCCGGCTCTCCCCCGCGCAATGCTGATTAGACACAATATTCGACTCACTTTTGTAATTGTTTTAGCCTATTGCTGGGCACTGCTTGCTGGTTGGTGTGGTGTTCAAGCCAGACATCATACGACACACAGCCTCAACGATACAAGCGCCTATAATTCTTCAGCAGAGGCGGTCGtggccatcttcttgatATTTTGGATTTGGTGCACGTTCACAGTAAAGTCAGCGTTTCCCAATTGGGGCCTTCAATGCACCTTGGCTGGCATCTTCACAGTCGCGACACTACCAAACATTGCTAGAGCCCCTACTATGCCAGAAGTGATTGATGAGACCAATGTTATATTGGAGGCTTTCTTGGTGGGACAGGCTGTTGGCTTTGTCAATGCACTTATCTTATTCCCTCAAAGCTGCAGAGGGCTCTTCAGAAAAGATGTAGGATTCTGTCTTGATGAGCTGGTGGCTGTCATGCAGGCTCAAAGGAAATGCATGGAAGAAACCTTACTAAAGAAAGCCTCTACTataggagaagaagagaatggcAGCTCATCCATCGGTCAGCTCGAAGGCGCTCTACAACGATTTGTCAATGCAGTTGAAAAATCTCGCCAGGACAGTGAGTACGCGGCGTGTGAGATCTCTTGGGGCGTCTTTGATCATGCAAAGCTGGAAGAAATTTCTTCATTATTGCTCGATCTCATACCACCTGTATCTGGTTTGAGCTCAGTAGCAGATATGCTACAACTACATGTCGATGGATGTAATATCACCAGCGATGCTGGTGATAATAGTGACTCTGATGAGGCGGGCAATACTACATCAAGGGACGATGGCTGGCAACATCTCGAAATGGCGATGGATCAAAATTCAAGACAGATGTCTGATACGATCATTAAAGGCGTCGAGCACGCTAAACTTCGACTAAAGTTGACAAAGCGTCGACCTATGTTCAAAAGTTACCGCGTCAAAAATACCGATGAAGAGCATGAAGCTGGTATTACGCAGCCGGGAGATGTGACATTTCTCGAGTCATTTCGCGACGTGTTTAGCCATGGCCGCGTTCTCAGTCACGAAAATGAAGATATGAATAACAAAGAACTGCTTGATTGCTATATCCAGCATCGGCCGCAAATTGGGAATTTGAGTCAATACACTTCCGAAATGCATTACAATACGTTACGATACTTTCTATTTCTTCAC TCTCAAACCATCCTCTCGTCCTTGGGAGAAGAATTTCTCAAGCTCCTCGTTTACTTTGACGAATGTTATACCCACTCCAGGCGGCTGCTTATTCCACGCTTTCTTCAACCTCGATATTGGATTGAAAGATTTATTTCCCGGGGAGGCGTACCCCGAGACGGTGCTTCTCAAAATACAGGTGCTCAAACCAGCATCAAACTTGGTTCTTCGTTTTACAACCCCAAAAATCCTGACCATCTCCCGCCTAGCAACTTTATGGAGACTATAGGAGATTATATTCGAAAGATCAGCTCCATTTTCCGTAGTGACCATGCAGCATACGGGCTCCGAGGTGCTTGTGCCATTATGACCATTGGTATTATTGCATTTCTTCATGATTCGCAGGACTTCTATTTCGCGCAACGGTTTCTCTGGGCATTGTTTGCCATTTTACTTTCCATGGCCCGTACCGCCGGATCCTCAACCTTTCTTTTACTCGGTCGGGTACTTGGCACAATTGCTTCAATGATAGCAAGCTATATCATTTGGTATGTGGTCGACCAGAAGACTCCTGGTATATTAGTCTTCCTTTGGCTGTGGTTCCTCGTCCTTGGCTATCTAT TCGTCAAATTCCCTGATTTCTTCAGCATATGGTTTGTTGCTCTTGTCGCTTCGATTGTGATGATAGGAAATGAACTGCAAGTACGCAAGCTGGGAAAAGAAGCAATCATCAAATCCGGTCAAGTAGTCTATCCGCCATATATAATATTTCCTTATCGGCTTGCTGTCGTCACCCTCGGTGTCCTCACTGGTTACTTCTGGACAATATTCCCTTATCCTCTCTCTGAACATTCTGAGCTCCGCGAAAATATGGCAAAAGCTATGTATGGGTTAGCACGCTATTACATGTGCATCCAACAAACAATCCTTGCACGTCTTAGCGGCAATTTTGGCGACATCAGCGATAAAACGAGCCCCGGGTTTCACCTTCAGGCGGCTCGTCGCCGCATTTTCCATAGGTACCAAGCCTTGAACACTAGAGCTAAAACAAGCTTCCAGTTTCTTGACTGGGAATTTTCGCTTGGTGGCCGCTTTCCTAAGCAAACGTATGGAGAAATGCTCTCCATTCTCGAGCGCCTGGTAAGCTATATGACTCTCTCAAGCTACGTATCTCAGGAGTTGAAGGCTCCTGATGCCACTTCGTCTTGGTGGGCCCACGACCCAACCGGCACAGCTCAAGTTCATTTAACTCCAGGAGGCGTCACAACGAGAATGATCATACTGCATTCTGCGCTGAGTAGGGCTCACCCGCTGCCACCAGAATTAGAGGAGTTAGGAATACCTCACCTGGGTGAGTTCTTAACTAGGGATGTACCTGCAGATGAGAGatttgcagccgcagcattAATCCATAGTGTTAATTGGTATTTGATTCGCGATATCAACCGTTTGACTGA GCTAGCAAGGGAACTCGTGGGAGAACTAAACTTCTCGTTTGTTATTGTTCATGATAATTATATTGAAAGCGGCCAATGA